Proteins from a genomic interval of Cuculus canorus isolate bCucCan1 chromosome 17, bCucCan1.pri, whole genome shotgun sequence:
- the PUS1 gene encoding pseudouridylate synthase 1 homolog isoform X2 has product MAERSGATQKLNGHGEAAGSGEENGHPNKRFKSDAGEDDAEEQSKKSPKRKIVLLMAYSGKGYHGMQRNVGSSQFKTIEDDLVSALVQSGCIPENHGEDMKKMSFQRCARTDKGVSAAGQIVSLKVRLIDDILEKINNHLPSHIRILGLKRVTGGFNSKNKCDARTYSYMLPTFAFAHKDHDVQEEVYRLDRETLEKVNKLLACYKGTHNFHNFTSQKGPKDPSAKRYIMEMYCGEPFVRENVEFAVIIVKGQSFMMHQIRKMIGLVIAIVKGYASESILERSWGEEKVDVPKAPGLGLVLERVHFEKYNRRFGNDGLHEPLEWTEEEEKIAAFKEQYIYPTIINTEREEKSMANWLNTLSIHDFNSSAVEMQANSKNSKNNSDLEGSDGCDADSD; this is encoded by the exons ATGGCGGAGAGGTCGGGAGCGACTCAGAAGCTGAACGGGCACGGCGAGGCGGCTGGAAGCGGGGAGGAAAACGGGCATCCGAATAAAAGATTCAAGAGCGATGCGGGTGAGGACGACGCGGAGGAGCAGAGTAAGAAGTCGCCCAAAAGGAAGATTGTGTTGTTGATGGCGTATTCTGGGAAAGGCTACCACGGGATGCAG AGAAATGTGGGATCTTCACAGTTCAAGACAATCGAAGATGACTTAGTATCTGCCCTTGTTCAGTCAGGCTGCATCCCAGAAAACCATGGGGAAGAtatgaagaaaatgtcttttcagcGATGCGCTCGAACAGATAAG GGTGTGTCGGCAGCTGGACAGATTGTCTCACTAAAGGTCAGGCTAATAGATGACATCTTAGAAAAGATCAATAACCATCTTCCTTCTCACATCAGAATTCTGG gtCTGAAGAGAGTCACTGGGGGATTCAACTCCAAGAACAAATGTGATGCCAGAACCTACTCTTACATGCTGCCAACATTTGCCTTTGCCCATAAAGACCATGATGTGCAAGAAGAGGTTTATCGACTGGACAGAGAGACCCTTGAAAAAGTCAATAAGCTGCTGGCGTGCTATAAAGGAACACACAACTTCCACAATTTCACGTCCCAGAAGGGACCCAAGGACCCCAGTGCCAAGCGGTACATAATGGAGATGTACTGTGGAGAGCCATTTGTGAGGGAAAACGTGGAGTTTGCTGTGATCATAGTGAAAGGGCAGAGTTTCATGATGCACCAGATAAGGAAGATGATTGGGCTGGTGATAGCTATTGTGAAAGGTTATGCCTCTGAGTCTATCCTGGAGCgcagctggggagaggagaaagtagATGTTCCCAAAGCCCCAGGACTTGGGCTGGTCTTGGAAAGAGTACACTTTGAAAAATACAACAGACGTTTTGGGAATGATGGGCTGCATGAACCCCTGGAGtggacagaggaggaggagaagattgCTGCTTTCAAAGAGCAATATATCTATCCTACCATTATCAACacagaaagggaggagaaatcCATGGCAAACTGGCTGAACACCCTCTCCATTCATGACTTCAACTCTTCTGCTGTTGAGATGCAAGCTAACAGCAAAAATTCAAAG
- the PUS1 gene encoding pseudouridylate synthase 1 homolog isoform X1, with the protein MLQLCWGLRALSRGLRAPRSAASLRPRGSLWPLAEPRLPPCPLQDLAMAERSGATQKLNGHGEAAGSGEENGHPNKRFKSDAGEDDAEEQSKKSPKRKIVLLMAYSGKGYHGMQRNVGSSQFKTIEDDLVSALVQSGCIPENHGEDMKKMSFQRCARTDKGVSAAGQIVSLKVRLIDDILEKINNHLPSHIRILGLKRVTGGFNSKNKCDARTYSYMLPTFAFAHKDHDVQEEVYRLDRETLEKVNKLLACYKGTHNFHNFTSQKGPKDPSAKRYIMEMYCGEPFVRENVEFAVIIVKGQSFMMHQIRKMIGLVIAIVKGYASESILERSWGEEKVDVPKAPGLGLVLERVHFEKYNRRFGNDGLHEPLEWTEEEEKIAAFKEQYIYPTIINTEREEKSMANWLNTLSIHDFNSSAVEMQANSKNSKNNSDLEGSDGCDADSD; encoded by the exons atgctgcagctgtgctgggggctGAGGGCTCTGAGCCGCGGCCTCCGCGCCCCGCGCAGCGCGGCTTCCCTTCGCCCGCGGGGTTCCCTGTGGCCTCTGGCTGAGCCCCGCCTGCCGCCGTGTCCCTTGCAGGATCTCGCCATGGCGGAGAGGTCGGGAGCGACTCAGAAGCTGAACGGGCACGGCGAGGCGGCTGGAAGCGGGGAGGAAAACGGGCATCCGAATAAAAGATTCAAGAGCGATGCGGGTGAGGACGACGCGGAGGAGCAGAGTAAGAAGTCGCCCAAAAGGAAGATTGTGTTGTTGATGGCGTATTCTGGGAAAGGCTACCACGGGATGCAG AGAAATGTGGGATCTTCACAGTTCAAGACAATCGAAGATGACTTAGTATCTGCCCTTGTTCAGTCAGGCTGCATCCCAGAAAACCATGGGGAAGAtatgaagaaaatgtcttttcagcGATGCGCTCGAACAGATAAG GGTGTGTCGGCAGCTGGACAGATTGTCTCACTAAAGGTCAGGCTAATAGATGACATCTTAGAAAAGATCAATAACCATCTTCCTTCTCACATCAGAATTCTGG gtCTGAAGAGAGTCACTGGGGGATTCAACTCCAAGAACAAATGTGATGCCAGAACCTACTCTTACATGCTGCCAACATTTGCCTTTGCCCATAAAGACCATGATGTGCAAGAAGAGGTTTATCGACTGGACAGAGAGACCCTTGAAAAAGTCAATAAGCTGCTGGCGTGCTATAAAGGAACACACAACTTCCACAATTTCACGTCCCAGAAGGGACCCAAGGACCCCAGTGCCAAGCGGTACATAATGGAGATGTACTGTGGAGAGCCATTTGTGAGGGAAAACGTGGAGTTTGCTGTGATCATAGTGAAAGGGCAGAGTTTCATGATGCACCAGATAAGGAAGATGATTGGGCTGGTGATAGCTATTGTGAAAGGTTATGCCTCTGAGTCTATCCTGGAGCgcagctggggagaggagaaagtagATGTTCCCAAAGCCCCAGGACTTGGGCTGGTCTTGGAAAGAGTACACTTTGAAAAATACAACAGACGTTTTGGGAATGATGGGCTGCATGAACCCCTGGAGtggacagaggaggaggagaagattgCTGCTTTCAAAGAGCAATATATCTATCCTACCATTATCAACacagaaagggaggagaaatcCATGGCAAACTGGCTGAACACCCTCTCCATTCATGACTTCAACTCTTCTGCTGTTGAGATGCAAGCTAACAGCAAAAATTCAAAG